Proteins encoded in a region of the Pseudomonas syringae KCTC 12500 genome:
- a CDS encoding PAAR domain-containing protein, with product MSFIVREGDLTTTGGFVLAASASEVIERRRVARMGDPVWCPACKQIGFIAQGNPTYIDERVAVATQGHEVQCGCTPGSNTLTTSQEHVQADMDATITIPEELANTARQHAEHLARSMKDGSFTPDVLRPLT from the coding sequence ATGTCATTTATAGTCAGGGAAGGCGATCTCACCACCACCGGCGGCTTCGTGCTGGCCGCATCGGCAAGCGAAGTCATCGAACGGCGTCGTGTGGCGCGTATGGGGGACCCGGTGTGGTGCCCAGCCTGCAAGCAGATTGGCTTCATCGCCCAAGGCAACCCCACCTACATAGACGAACGTGTGGCGGTCGCCACTCAGGGTCATGAAGTGCAGTGTGGCTGCACACCCGGCAGCAACACGCTGACCACCTCGCAGGAGCATGTCCAGGCCGACATGGACGCGACCATCACCATCCCCGAAGAACTGGCCAACACTGCCCGCCAGCATGCCGAACACCTGGCCCGTTCGATGAAGGATGGCAGCTTCACGCCTGATGTATTGAGGCCGCTGACGTAG
- a CDS encoding lysophospholipid acyltransferase family protein, translating to MELATQSLKKGRDAYYWRLLATGISFALFGLSGLCLRLFVFPVLGCLPGSVASHQRRARRTISRLFWLFIRIMARMRVLTYDVQGAEKLGRPGQMIIANHPSLIDVVFLIGLVRDANCVVKRSLWENPFTRGPVRSTGYISNDGSMDMLDAAVERLQSGQTLIIFPEGTRTQPGQPPVFHRGAAAIALRGASVITPVTIKVQPTTLTKAEPWYRIPQRRVHFTLRVGADIDPTAFSALGPPPLASRKLNDYLHDYFTKELASDERSAPGH from the coding sequence ATGGAACTGGCAACGCAGTCACTGAAGAAAGGTCGGGACGCCTATTACTGGCGTCTGCTGGCAACAGGCATCAGCTTTGCCCTGTTCGGGTTGAGCGGTTTATGCCTGCGGTTGTTCGTTTTTCCAGTATTGGGTTGCCTGCCTGGCAGTGTGGCCAGCCATCAGCGTCGCGCGCGGCGGACCATCAGCCGCCTGTTCTGGCTGTTCATCCGCATCATGGCGCGCATGCGTGTGCTGACCTATGACGTTCAAGGCGCCGAAAAGCTTGGCCGTCCCGGGCAGATGATCATCGCCAACCACCCGTCACTGATCGATGTGGTGTTCCTGATCGGGCTGGTGCGTGACGCCAACTGCGTGGTCAAACGCAGCCTCTGGGAAAACCCGTTCACCCGCGGCCCTGTGCGCTCCACCGGTTACATCAGTAACGACGGCAGCATGGACATGCTCGACGCCGCCGTAGAGCGCCTGCAAAGCGGCCAGACACTGATCATCTTCCCGGAAGGCACGCGCACCCAGCCGGGTCAGCCGCCGGTCTTTCACCGCGGCGCGGCAGCCATTGCGCTGCGTGGCGCAAGCGTCATCACCCCGGTGACGATCAAGGTCCAGCCGACCACCCTGACCAAGGCCGAACCCTGGTATCGCATTCCGCAACGCCGCGTGCACTTCACTTTGCGCGTCGGTGCCGATATAGACCCAACCGCCTTCAGTGCGCTAGGCCCACCACCCCTGGCGTCCCGCAAGCTCAACGATTACCTGCATGACTATTTCACCAAGGAGCTCGCCTCAGATGAGCGATCTGCACCAGGACATTAA
- a CDS encoding beta-ketoacyl synthase chain length factor codes for MITFNIARWQAWAPGLASAEDWQRWSLDPTLLETSDAAPDVSFLPAMQRRRLGRMARMAFAVGWPLTEGLERVPLVFVSRHGETPRTFEILRDLAANEPLSPTQFSLSVHNAVIGLWSIMRGETSEMTALAATGDGLEYGAFEAAALLAEGAEAVLLVVTEEQPPQAYAQWIDDVPFPYAVGLLLTPGNEWQLSLNTDTQGTKRTQWPHALNLLRALHTDQSVCLHPWNNRLWNWQRSH; via the coding sequence TTGATCACCTTCAACATTGCACGATGGCAAGCCTGGGCGCCGGGCCTGGCGAGCGCGGAAGACTGGCAGAGATGGAGCCTCGATCCGACGTTGCTGGAAACCAGTGACGCAGCGCCAGACGTGTCTTTTCTTCCTGCGATGCAACGCCGCCGCCTGGGCCGTATGGCAAGAATGGCGTTTGCCGTCGGCTGGCCGTTGACCGAAGGGCTTGAGCGCGTCCCGCTGGTGTTTGTCTCGCGCCACGGAGAAACCCCGAGGACCTTTGAAATCCTGCGTGATCTGGCCGCCAACGAGCCGCTTTCACCGACGCAGTTCAGCCTTTCAGTGCATAACGCCGTCATTGGTCTGTGGTCGATCATGCGCGGTGAAACAAGTGAGATGACAGCCCTGGCCGCCACAGGCGACGGGCTGGAGTATGGAGCATTCGAGGCCGCAGCGTTGCTGGCCGAGGGAGCAGAAGCAGTATTGCTTGTGGTGACTGAAGAACAGCCGCCGCAAGCCTATGCCCAATGGATTGATGACGTGCCCTTTCCCTACGCGGTCGGCTTGCTGCTGACACCGGGGAATGAGTGGCAACTGTCTCTGAACACCGATACGCAAGGCACAAAGCGCACTCAGTGGCCTCACGCCCTGAACCTGCTGCGGGCCTTGCACACTGATCAATCCGTCTGCCTGCACCCTTGGAATAACCGGTTATGGAACTGGCAACGCAGTCACTGA
- a CDS encoding ParA family protein, with protein sequence MRRVVFNQKGGVGKSSIACNLAAVSAHEGYRTLLIDLDAQANSTQYLTGLTGQDIPMGIAEFFKNTLSGSPVAKKNHVDIYETPFDNLHVVTATAELADLQPKLEAKHKINKLRKLLDELSEDYERIYLDTPPALNFYAVSALIASDRVLIPFDCDSFSRQALYGLMREIEELKEDHNEGLQVEGIIVNQFQPRASLPQQMLDELIAEGLPVLPVYLNASVKMRESHQANLPLIHLDPRHKLTQQFVELHHLLETNAHP encoded by the coding sequence ATGCGTCGCGTGGTATTCAATCAGAAGGGCGGTGTCGGCAAATCGAGCATCGCCTGCAATCTGGCTGCAGTCAGCGCTCACGAAGGCTATCGGACGTTATTGATCGATCTCGATGCCCAGGCCAACTCGACTCAGTACCTCACCGGCCTCACCGGTCAGGATATTCCGATGGGGATTGCCGAGTTCTTCAAGAACACGCTGTCCGGCTCACCGGTCGCGAAGAAGAACCATGTCGATATCTACGAAACACCGTTCGACAACCTGCATGTGGTGACCGCGACTGCAGAGCTTGCTGACCTGCAGCCCAAGCTCGAGGCCAAGCACAAGATCAACAAGCTGCGCAAACTGCTCGACGAGTTGAGCGAAGATTACGAGCGTATCTATCTGGATACGCCGCCAGCGCTGAATTTTTATGCGGTTTCGGCGTTGATCGCGTCGGATCGGGTGCTGATCCCTTTTGACTGCGACAGCTTCTCGCGACAGGCGCTGTACGGGCTGATGCGCGAGATCGAGGAATTGAAAGAGGACCACAACGAAGGCCTTCAGGTGGAAGGCATCATCGTCAACCAGTTCCAGCCCAGGGCCAGCCTGCCGCAGCAAATGCTCGACGAACTGATTGCCGAAGGCTTGCCGGTGCTGCCGGTATACCTCAACGCCTCGGTAAAAATGCGCGAGTCGCATCAGGCCAACCTGCCGCTGATCCACCTCGACCCACGGCACAAACTGACGCAGCAGTTCGTGGAACTGCATCACTTGCTCGAGACCAACGCCCATCCGTGA